Proteins encoded together in one Oreochromis aureus strain Israel breed Guangdong linkage group 23, ZZ_aureus, whole genome shotgun sequence window:
- the midn gene encoding midnolin: MPKLGQETGKQPTFPRSFTVFATVIGYRMDQHPSARSCTSRGASSCEAVPTEPSMNLYIHSTTGTRFELSLPLEETVEGLKRRLSQRLKVPKERLALLHKETRLSSGKLQDLGISDGSKLTLVPTVEAGLMSQASRPEQSVMQALESLTETQVSDFLSGRSPLTLALRVGDHMMFVQLQLAAQQSGGPQLQHRHLITRGNSEGQPRVPHTHPHSHQHPHHPHNHPSPHLSHPHPIPSSPSSPGSPSFPLPSTHHQSLPPMYHQSPSSAHCSPPTPPPHSPRPSHVPGGLFRSPAHHHHHHHHHHHHYHQPSSGQPSHEIGQVSPVAPVLCPEANCSTNSSNSGTSSSPRSRKPGAIIESFVNHAPGVFSGTFSGTLHPNCQDSNGRPRRDIGTILQILNDLLSATRHYQGMPPSLTQLRYQTQCGSPTSPSPSPPPSPPVAGMTGLSAKATSVPAGSPSSPPPALHPLVQCESQIRMCKPPGDRIRQTENRATRCKVERLQLLMQQKRLRRKARRDQRAPYQWLPNRKAGRSNSNSSMSSEGSLDLDFDDSVWKPDVKADLKSEFVMA; the protein is encoded by the exons ATGCCAAAGCTGGGGCAAGAGACGGGAAAACAGCCGACTTTTCCGCGAAGCTTTACAGTTTTCGCCACAGTAATTG GTTATCGGATGGACCAGCATCCCAGCGCCCGAAGCTGCACCAGTCGCGGGGCTTCGTCCTGCGAGGCCGTCCCGACTGAACCCTCCATGAATCTGTACATCCACTCCACCACCGGCACACGCTTCGAGCTCTCCTTGCCACTGGAGGAGACCGTGGAGGGACTGAAGAGGAGACTGTCGCAAAGACTCAAAGTCCCAAAAGAGAGACTCGCTCTGCTACACAAAGAAAC GCGACTAAGTTCAGGCAAACTCCAGGATCTAGGCATCTCGGATGGGAGCAAGTTAACACTTGTGCCAACAGTTGAAGCAGGATTAATG TCTCAAGCATCAAGACCAGAACAGTCAGTAATGCAAGCTTTGGAGAGCCTAACAGAAACTCAG GTCAGTGACTTCCTGTCTGGTCGCTCTCCCCTCACCTTGGCGCTGCGTGTAGGTGATCACATGATGTTTGTCCAGCTCCAGCTGGCAGCACAGCAGTCCGGTGGTCCCCAACTCCAGCACAGGCACCTCATCACCCGGGGAAATTCGGAGGGACAGCCCCGGGTTCCCCACACTCACCCGCACTCTCATCAACACCCCCACCATCCACATAATCACCCCAGCCCCCACTTGTCCCATCCTCACCCTATCCCCTCCTCCCCTTCTTCCCCAGGATCCCCTTCTTTTCCCCTGCCCTCCACACACCACCAGTCCCTTCCTCCCATGTACCACCAGTCGCCCTCCTCTGCTCACTGTAGCCCCCCTACTCCTCCACCACACTCCCCTCGCCCATCCCATGTCCCTGGGGGTCTTTTCCGCTCGCCcgctcatcatcatcaccaccaccaccaccatcaccaccactaCCACCAGCCTTCCTCAGGCCAACCCAGCCACGAGATCGGCCAGGTCAGCCCTGTAGCCCCAGTCCTCTGCCCTGAG gCTAACTGCAGTACCAACAGCTCCAACAGTGGCACCAGTTCCTCACCACGCTCCCGTAAACCCGGCGCAATCATTGAAAGCTTTGTCAACCATGCTCCCGGAGTCTTCTCAGGGACTttttcag GCACTTTGCACCCAAACTGCCAGGACAGCAATGGGCGTCCCAGACGGGATATTGGTACCATCTTGCAAATTCTCAATGACCTCCTGAGCGCCACACGCCACTACCAGGGCATGCCCCCCTCCCTCACCCAGCTCCGCTACCAGACCCAGTGTGGTTCGCCCACTTCCCCATCCCCCTCGCCGCCTCCCTCCCCTCCAGTTGCTGGCATGACGGGCCTCTCTGCCAAAGCTACCTCCGTGCCTGCCGGCAGCCCGAGCAGCCCTCCTCCAGCTCTGCATCCACTTGTGCAGTGCGAGAGCCAGATTCGCATGTGCAAACCCCCTG GTGATCGTATACGTCAGACAGAGAACCGCGCAACCAGGTGTAAGGTGGAACGTCTGCAGCTCTTGATGCAGCAGAAGCGTCTGCGCAGGAAGGCCAGGCGGGACCAACGGGCTCCTTATCAGTGGCTGCCCAACCGCAAGGCCGGACGCAGCAATAGCAACAGCAGCATGTCCAGCGAGGGCTCCCTGGACCTGGACTTTGACGATTCCGTGTGGAAGCCCGATGTAAAGGCTGACTTGAAGTCCGAGTTCGTCATGGCCTGA